GGCCGGGGTGCTGCTCGGCGTGGCGGTGACCGGGGTCTTCGCGGCACTGCGGGGGTGGCCGCTGGCGATCCCGCCCGTGGTGCTCGCCGCCGGGCTCGTCGCGACGCTCGTGATCGGGGCGCTGGCCGGGCTGTGGCCCGCGGTGCGAGCAGCACGCACCCCGCCGACGGAGGCGCTGCAGTCGTGAGGCGGGCGCCTCACCACCAGAACGGTGCCTGCGGGCGGTAGGGCTCCTCGAGTCGGCGGACGTCGTCGTCGGTGAGCTCGACGTCCAGGGCGGCGACGGCGTCGGCGAGGTGGTGCGGCTTCGTCGCGCCGACGATCGGGGCCGAGACGACGGGGTTCCGCAGCACCCAAGCCACGGCGACCTGGGCCATCGACACCCCGTGCTCGGCGGCGACCTGCTCGACGGCGTCGATGATCGGGCCGTCCTCGTCGACGTCGAAGGCCTTAGCGACCTCGTCGACGGCGGACCGCTCGGTGGTCGCCCCGCGCGGTCGGGTGAGCCGCCCCTTGCCCTGCGGCGAGTACGGCACGAGCCCGACGCCGAGGTCGGCGCAGAGCGGGATCATCTCGCGTTCCTCCTCGCGCTTCAGCAGGTTGTACTGGTCCTGCATGGTCGAGAAGGGCGTCCAACCGTTGACCACGGCGGCGGTCTGCATCTTCGCGAACTGCCAGGCGAACATGCTCGAGGCACCCGTGTAGCGGACCTTGCCGGCCCTGACCAGGTCGTGGAGCGCCTCCATCGTCTCCTCCACCGGGGTCTCGGGGTCGAAGCGGTGGATCTGGTACAGGTCGACGTGGTCCGTGCCGAGTCGCGTGAGCGAGGCGTCGATCTGCTCGAGGATCGCCTTGCGTGAAAGGCCCGCTCCCCCCGGACCGTCGTGCATGCGACCACTGACCTTGGTCGCCAGCACGACGTCCTCGCGGCGCGAGTACTCGCGCATCGCTCGGCCGACGAACTCCTCGCCGGTGCCCTGCTGGTAGACGTTCGCGGTGTCCCAGAAGGTGACCCCGAGCTCGACCGCCTGGCGGAAGAACGGTGCCGAGGCCGCCTCGTCGAGCGTCCACGAGTGCAGGCCGCGGGTGGGGTCGCCGTAGCTCATGCAGCCGAGGCCGATGCGGCTGACCTGCAGGCCTGTCGTTCCCAGACGGGTGTACTTCACGGTCGTGCCTCCTCGGCGTTCGGGGGTGATGTGGTCTCGATGGCGGGGTCCACGGCATCGGTCGCGCCGGGCGCGCGGCGGTGGAAGAGCGCGGCGATCGCCCAGGGGCCCGGCTCGAGACGCACCGCCATCTCGTCCAGCACCCGCGCCTCCTGCTCTCGGTCGCGTGTGAGGTCGGAGATCTCGCAGGAGGCGCGCCACCACATCGCGAGGCGGCTCACGACCCGGCCGCCTCGCGCGGTTCGCTCGCGACGTCGGGTCGGTCCGGCGCGTCGGCGCGGACGACCGCCGGGTCGGCCTGGGGAGCCGCCCAGCTGGCGAGGAGGCGGAGGCGCTCCTCGGTGGGCGAGCCGGGCTCGGCGCTGTAGACGAGGAAGTTCAGGCCCGGGCGGCCCATCGGCTCCATGGCCTCGTAGACCATGTCGAGCTGACCGACGACCGGGTGGTGGAAGCGCTTCTGGCCCGACGTGTGGTGACGCACCTCGTGGGCGCCCCAGCGGGTGCGGAACTCGTCGCTGCGGGTGGAGAGCTCGCCGATCAGGTCGTGCAGGGCGCGGTCGTGCGGGTCGCGGCCGGCCTCGGTGCGCAGGATCGCGACGTTGATGTCGGCGGCGACCGACCACGACGGGTAGAAAGCCTCGGCGAGCTCACGGTGCAGGAAGACGAACCGGGCGAGGTTCACGGGCCGCTCGTCGAGGGCGTAGAGGTCGGAGTAGAGCGCGCGGAAGAGCGCGTTCTCGGCCAGGACGTCCATGCGGCCGTTGCGGACGAAGGCCGGCCCGGCCGTCACGGCGTCGAGCACGAGCTGCATGCTGCGCGAGACGGTCTCGGGCGGACGGCGTCGTCGCCGGGCGCGCACGGGCGACTCGTTCGCGGCGCGGGCGAGGTCGGCCAGGTGCTCGCGTTCGGCGTCGTCGAGCAGCAGGGCGGTCGCGAGCGAGTCGAGCACGCCCTCGGACACCCCGCCGAGGCGCCCGCGTTCGAGCCGCGTGTAGTACTCGACGCTGACGCCCGCGAGCAGCGCCACCTCGCTCCGCCGCAGTCCGGGCACGCGGCGCCCGGGTCCGCCCGGCAGCTCGACCTGCTCGGGCCGCACCCGCGCCCGTCGGCTGGTCAGGAAGTCGCGGATCTCGCTCTCGGTGTCCATGCCCACGACGCTACGACAGGGGCGGGTCGCGGTGGGATGCCCTGGCGGGGCCTCCCTCGGGCGAGCCTGAGTGCCTCGAACCACATGCGGGACGATGAACCACGAGAAAACGGGACGCATCGTCCCGATCAGGGTTCATCGCGAGCCCGACCGCGCCGCTCGGTAAGATCCGCACGTGCCTTCGACCCTCTACGAGCAGATCGCCGACGAGCTGCGGCGGCGCATCCTGAGCGGCGACCTCGCGGTCGGCGACGACGTGCCGAGCGAGGGCGAGCTGGCCGAGCAGTGGCGCACCTCCCGCGGGCCGATCCGCAACGCCCTCGCCGCCCTCCGCTCCGAGGGCCTGGTCGAGACCCGGCGCGGCCGTCCGGCCCGGGTCGTCGCGCGCAAGGCGCACCATCCGGTCGACGTGTCGATCCCCTTCACCAAGTGGGTGCGCGACGTCGGCGGCGAGCCCGGCGCCCGCACGCAAGAGGTGTCGCTGCGCCGCGCCGACGACGACAAGGCCCGATCGCTCGGCATCGAGCCGGGCGCCCTCGTGGTCGACGTCGTCCGGTTGCGACTCGTCGACGGCCGTCCGACCATGCTCGAGCGCCTGACCTTCATCGAGGAGGTCGGCCGCGTGCTGTTCGACGTCGACCTCGACACGGTGTCGATCACCGAGTACCTGGACTCGCGGGGCTTCGGCTACGCCGACATCGACCACGAGATCGACGCGGTCGCCGCCGACGAGCTCGACGCCGAGCTGCTCGGGGTCGAGCCCGGCACACCGATCCTGCGGCTGCACCGCATCACCCGCGGCCCCGACGGCCGCACCTTCGAGGCCTCGGACGACCGCTACCGCAGCGACATCGTCCGCTTCACCGTCTCGGCGTCGGGCCGGGCCCGCGAGGGCGACCACTTCATCCGCGCGATCGGCCCCTGAGCGGCGGCACCCGCCCCATCACCCCGTCCGAGAACGCAGGAGGCGCGGCGCGGCCCCCGCAGGCCGCCACCGCACCCGGTCACTCGGGTCGGACGCCCACCCGCACCGACCCGCCCGCGGCGGCCGCCGCGATCCCGGCGTCGAGGTCGCGCAGGGCGACGACCTCGCCCACGAGCGCGTCGAGCGGCCAGGCCCCGTGCCGCTCCTCGACGAACCGGACGGCGTCGACGAGGTGCCGCGGGGCGTAGTTGTGCACGCCGCGGAGGGTCACGAGACGTCGGACGACGCTCTCGGCGTCGAGCGGCACCGCCGGGGCGGGGAAGACGCTGCCGACCAGCACGGCCACGCCGCCGACGCCGAGTTCGGCGAGCGCCGACGCCACCGCGTGCCGTGACCCCGAGGCCTCGACGGCGACGAGGGGCGCACCGCCCGCGACGGAGAACGCGGTGGTGAGGCCGTCGTCCGAGTCGGGAGCGGCCGACGGGTCGACCGTCGCGACCGCGCCGAAGCGGACGGCGAGCCGCCGGCGGGCGGGATCGGGGTCGACGACGACCACCCGGGCCCCGGCGTCGGTGGCCAGCGCGGTCGCCGCGAGGCCGATCAGCCCGGCGCCCGTCACGAGGACCACGGCGCCGTCGAGCGGCACGATCGTCGAGGCGGCGTCGAGGGCGGCCACGGCGGTCGCCGTGCCGCACGACACCGGGGCCAGCAGCTCGGCGGGCAGGTCGTCGGCGACCGGCACGATCGCCGTGCCCGATCGCATGTGCACGTGCGTGGCGAAGCCTCCGCTGAGCTCCCACCCCGTGACGAGCCGCTCGTGACCGTACTTCCGCACCGACTCGCACTTCTGCGGCAGCTCGCGTCGGCAGGTCGCGCAGTCACCGCACGACACGGTCAACGACCAGACGACGCGCTGCCCGACGGCGAGCGGTGTCCCGTCGACGGCCACCGCCCCCGGCCCGAGGGCGACCACGCGGCCGACCTGCTCGTGGCCGAGCACGAGCGGCGCGGGCGCGGTCCGGTCGCCCCGGGTGGTGTGCACGTCCGAGCCGCAGATCGTCGCCAGCTCGACCTCGACGAGGGCGTCGCCGGGCGCGAGCACGACCGAGGGCACCGCGACGGCCTCGTGCGGACGGCCGGGCTCGAGCCAGACCATGGCGGTCGGGGCCGGGTCGAGGGGCAGGGCGGCCGGGGAGGCGACGGGCGTCGGGGAGGCGACCCGCGCCTCCTGGTCCGTCGTCCGCGGCAGGGCCGCCGTCACGCGGCGGACGTCGACGACACGGAGGCGGGGACCGCGGCGAAGGCCGGCAACCCGACGAGGTCACGGACGCTGTCGAGCACGACGTCGGCCCCCGCGCCGAGCAGCTGCTCGCGCGTGTGGGCGCCGGTCGTCACGCCGACGACGAGACCGGCGCCGGCCGAGCGCCCCGAGAGGACGTCGCTGACGGTGTCACCGACCACCGCGACGGCGGCGACCGACGACGCCCGGGTGCGCAGCAAGGCGGTCAGCACGAGGTCGGGCGCCGGGCGTCCGCGACCCGCGTCGACGGGCGAGAGGGCGGCGTCGACGGTCCAGCCGAGGGCGTCGAGCAGCCGGTCGCGGGTGGCCGGCGAGAACCCGGTGGCGAGCACGACCGAGACCCCGGAGGCGCGGAGTGCGTCGATCAGGTCGCCCGCGCCCTCGATCGGCTCGACTCCCGATTCGTCGACGAGCTCGCCGTAGGCCACCTCGAACTCGTCGTTCGCCCGTCGCGCGAGCGCCTCGTCGCCACCGGTGAGGTGGCGGAAGACCTCGATCTTCGAGCGGCCCATCGTGTCGCGGACGTACTGCAGGGCCTCGTCGCGGGTCAGCGTCGGCCCGAGGTCGACCCGGTCGGCGACGCGGGCGAAGGCCTGCTCGACCACGCCGTCGTCGACGACGGTCGTGCCGGCCATGTCGAGCACGACGAGCTCGATCGGGGTGGCGGCGTCGGCGGTCGCGGCGTCGAGGATCGCGGCCTCGGCGGTGGGGGTGGCGGGGGTCGCGGTGCTCATGCGGTGAGGCTCTCTGTGAGGGGCGAGGTGACGGTCGAGGTGACGGTCGAGGTGAGGGTCGAGGTGAGGGCGGCGGGGTCGAGCGCCCGGTCGCGCCCGCCGTCGAGGTGCGCCCCGACGACGTGCTCGGCGAGCCCGAGTCCGGTGGTCATGCCGATGCCGGTCGAGACGACCGTGACGAGCACGCCCGGGGCGACCTCGTCGACGACGAACTCGTCGCGGCCCGAGGCGTAGACGCCCTGCCACCGCTCGGTGACGACCGGCTCGGCGCCGAACAGCACCCGGAACTCGTCGAGGAAGGCGTCGGCGACCCGCTCGTCCTGGAACGGCGCGATCGCGGCGCCCTTCCGGTGGCTGTCGCCGACGATCACCGAACCGTCGGGCAGCTGCGTGTACATCTGGTTGAGGTCCATCGCGGCGAGGTCGGGGCGCTCGGCGTGCAGTCGGGACCGCACCGCCTCCGCCGCGCCGGTGCCCGCGAACGCGCTGTAGCGGATCAGCGACCACCCGGTCAGCAGCGGAGCGACGAGCGGTCGGGCGAGGTCGGCCCGCACCCGCAGCATGTCGAGGCCGCACCGCTCGAGGGCGTGTCGGTCGGCGAGGTCGGGCAGCAGCTGGTCGAGGTCGTGGTTGGTCGCGACGACGACCGTCCCGGCGTAGATCGGGCCGCGGCTCGTCTCGACGCGTCCCGATGAGACCGACCCCACGGAGGTGCGGGTCAGGAAGCGCACCCCTCGCGTCTCGAGGTGCCGGCGGATCGCGTCCGCCGCCTGTCGGGGGTCGACCTGCAGGTCGTACGGCAGGAGCGCCCCGCCGACGACCGCACCCGGAGCGACCGGGGCCAGGGAGGACAGTTCGGCCGCGTCGAGCCGCTCGATCTCGGGCCGGTCGCCCAGCACGCGGTCGGTGCGGGCGAGGGCCAGCTCGTCGAGCAGGTCGAGTTCGTCGACGTGCCGGGTGGCGACGAGCGTGCCGCGCTCCGACAGCCAGAAGCCGGCGTCGCGGGCCAGCCGCAGCCAGAGCTCACGGGCGGTGAGGGCGTGGCGGCGGGCCTCGCCGCTCTGCGGGGTGAGGCAGAGGTGGCCGAAGTTGCGCACCGTCGAGCCGCCGATCACCGGGGAGCGGTCGACCACCAGCACCGAGAGCCCGCGGTCGGCGGCGGCGAGCGCGGCCCCCAGGCCGACGATGCCCGACCCGACGACGACCACGTCGTGCGGAGCCGCCGCGTGCCGGGCCGTGTCGTGTGACGTGATCATCGGAACACCCTCCGCATCCAGATCGCGAGCCCTTCGACGGCCAGCACCGTGACGAGGATCATCAGCACGATCGCCGTGACCGTCCCGTAGTTCGAACCCTGGCTGGCGTTGAGCAGGTAGTAGCCGACTCCCCCGGCGCCCACGATGCCGAGCAGGGTCGCGGCTCGCAGGTTGGTGTCGAGCATGTAGAAGGTGTGGCCGATCAGGGCACGGGTGCCCTGGGGCAGGGTCGCCCCCGCGTAGACCTGCACGCGGCCGGCCCCGGTGGCCGAGAGGGCGCGCTCGGGGCCCGGTGAGACCTCCTCGAACGAGTCGGCGAGCAGCTTGCCGAGCAGCCCGACGCCGCCGAGGGCCAGGGCGAGGGTCCCTGCCTGCGTGCCGAGCCCGGTCACGACGATCAGCACGATGGCGAGGATCACCTCGGGCACGCCGCGGATGCCGACGAGCAGCAGGCGCATGCCGCTGCGCACCCCGCGGCTCGGGGCGACGTTGCGGGCCGCGAGCGATCCGATCACGATCGAGGCGACGAGGGTCAGCACGGTCGCGGCGAGCGCGATGGCGATCGTCTCGCCCATGGCGGCGACCATCGTCGAGGCCTCGTAGCTGCCGAACGACGGCGGCCAGAACTGCGTCGCCACGGCGGGCACCTTCGCCCAGACGGTGACGAGGTCGGACCAGGCGATGTCGCAGACGGCGATGCTGGCGACGACCACGGCGGCGGCGAGCCACCCCCACGAGACGTCGCGCCGGCGGGTGCGGTCCCACGGGCGGCGCAGGGCGGCCTCGACGGTGGTGACCGCGGGACGGGACGGAGCGGGGTGACCGGCACCGCGCCTCCTGGTGGCCCGACGGACGACGCGGTCGCCGAGACCGCGGCCGGTCGGCGCGATGCCGAGCATGGCGGCGCGGACGCTGCTCGAGACGACCTCCATCACGACGCAGAGCACGAAGATGACGAGGGCGTAGCCGAGGCCGAGCCCGTAGTCGAGCGACTTGAAGGCGAACGACATCTCCATGCCGAGGCCGACGACGCCGACGTAGCCGAGGATCACGCTGCCCCGCAGGTTGATGTCGTTGCGGTGCAGCACGGTCGCCACCCACGAGGGCAGCACCTGCGGCAGCACGCCGGCGGTGAACTGCTGCAGTCGGCTGCCTCCGGCGGCGCGGATCGCGGTGCGCGGCCCCTCGTCGATCTGCTCGATCGCGTCGGCGAAGAGCTTCGAGATCATGCCGACCGAGTGCAGGCCGATGGCGAGGATTCCGGGCAGCGTGCCGAGCGAGAAGAGCAGCACGAACACCATGGCGAGCACGACGTCGGGCACGGCCCGGGCGAGCACGGTCACGAAGCGGGCGGCGGCGCGCCAGACGGGGCCGGGGGTCGTGTTCGAGGCGGCGAGCACGGCGACCGGGACGGACAGGACGGCCGCGAGCAGGGTGCCGCAGATCACGAGGCCGAGGGTGAGCGCGGTGAGCTGCAGCAGCTCACCGACCGGCGGGAACTCGATCGCCCCGACCCGGCCGAAGAACCGTTCGGCGTTGGCCCAGCTCTGCAGCATGCGCGCGAGGTCGATGTCGACGCTCCGCAGGGCCACGAGGCTCGCGATCAGCAGGGCGAGCAGCGTGAGGCCGGCCGCGACGCGCTCGGGCGAGACCCGGCGACGAGGAGGCGCGGTGACGGGAGCGGGAGCGGCCCCGGTCGTGCGCGGACGCTCGGTGACGGCGGTCATCGGACGGCGTCCCCGGAGACGGACGCCGCGCCTCCTGCGGTGCCCGGGGTGACTCGGGTGCCCGCGGCGCCCGGGGCGCCCGCGACCCCCACGGCGCTCAGTTCGAGCTCGATGGCCTCGAACTGGTCGGTGCTCGTGGCGACGCGGCCGTAGATCTCCATGACCTGCGCCTTGGTGAGCCCCTCGGTCTCGGTGTCGAGCACGACGCGGCCGTGGCGCAGGCCGACGATGCGGTCGGCCCACGAGAGGGCGAGGTCGACCTGGTGCAGGCTGCAGATCACGGTCAGCCCCTCGTCGGCGGCGATCTCGCGGATCAGCGCCATCACCTGGTCGCTCGACTCGGGGTCGAGCGAGGCGACCGGCTCGTCGGCGAGCAGCACCTGGGGACGCTGCATGAGCGCCCGGGCGATGGCGACGCGCTGCTGCTGGCCGCCCGAGAGGGTGTCGGCGCGCTGGTAGGCGCGGTCGAGCAGGCCGACGCGGTCGAGCCGGGTGAGGGCCTCGGCCTTGGCGGCGCGACCGTACGACCAGAGCCCGAGGCGGGGCCCGCGCACGGTGGCGAGCGAGCCGGTCAACACGTTCTCGAGCACGGTCAGCGACGGCACGAGTTCGAACTGCTGGAAGATGAACCCCACCTCGCTGCGCAGCCGCCGCAGGGCCCGACCGGTGAGGTCGGTGACCTCGCGGCCGAGCACCGTGACGCGGCCTCCGGTCGGACGCTCGAGGCCGTCGACGTGGCGCAGCAGGGTGGACTTGCCGGAGCCGGACAGGCCCAGCAGCACGACGACCTCGCCGCGTCGGACGCTCAGCGAGGCGTCGTCGAGCGCGACGGTGTCGCCGAAGCGCTTGGTGATGCCGTCGAGCCGGACGACGGTCTCGGCGGGGGCGGTGTGCGGGTTCATGTTCGTCTCCGGTTCGTCGTGCTCGGACCCCAGGAAGTCGCCGAGACACTCACGCGCGCGCGAGGGTCTCGGCGACTTCCTGGGGTGTGGGAGGTGCTACGTCGTGCGGGTCAGGCCTTGCACTGCGACGCGTTCGTCTTCTCGCAGATGTCGCGGATCTGGTCGTAGTACGCGTCGTCGACCGGGGTGGTCTGGAAGAACACGGCGCGGAAGCCCTCGCTGTCGGCGCCCTCGATGCCCGCGGCGACCATGTCGTCGGCGGTGACGTTCGAGAGGATGTCCTTCAGCTGGGCCTTGACGTCGTCGGGCAGCGAGTTCGACTCGACGATCGGGGCACCGGGCACCATCTGCTGGTCGATGACCTCGACGGCGTCGCTCTTGGCGACCTCGCTGTCCTCGGCGAAGCCGGCGTCGCACTCGGTGCCCTCGCCGACCTTCTGCACGCTGACGTCGTGCTTGCCGGCGAAGACCGGGGTGATGTCCTTCTCGGGGTCGATGCCGGCCTCGAGCAACGCGTAGCTCGGGAACAGGTAGCCCGAGGTCGACGACGGGTCGACGAAGCAGATCTTCTTGCCCTTCATGTCGGCGATCGACGTGATGTCGCTGCCCTTCGGCACGATGGCCTGCGAGTAGTAGCCGGGCTCCTGGCCCTCGGCCGTCGTGATCGACGAGATCGGGGTCAGCTCGGCACCGTTGTTCGTGGCGGTGACGTAGGTGAAGCCCGAGAACGACGCGACGTCGATCTGGCCGGCGATGCTCGCCTCGATCAGGGCCGCGTAGTCGGTGGACTCGTGGTACTCGACCGTCTTGCCGGTCTCCTTCGCGATGTAGTCCATCAGAGGCTGGTAGTTCGTCTCGGTGTCGACCGAGTCGGGCACGACGCCGAAGACGAGCGTGCTGTCGTCGACCGCGTAGCCGCCGGCCGCGTCGGCCGAACCGGTGGCCGAGGAGGCGGGGGTCGAGCAGGCGGACAGCGTGACGGCGAGCAGGGCGGCGCCGACGAGGGCGGTCGCGGCGCGGGGACGGCGGAGGGTCATGACGGCCTTTCGGGTGGGAGCAGGACGTGACGATGCTGGCACGCGCCCGACCGACATAGGAACCTACCTTCGGCCTCGTTCAACGAGAGTTCACCTCTTGTCTGCCTAACCTGGGCGGGGCGTCCGCCGAGTCGAGACGGAGGGGGTGGCCACCGGGCCGAGACGGAGTGCCGTCGCGGCCATGACGGGTCCAGGTGCGGCGGTCTACCCTCGGACGACCACCCCGCCCTGCTCCCGCGACGAAGGCCTCCGCATGCGACACGACGACGGCACCCCCGACGACCCGGCCCTTCCGCCCGACGCGCCCCGCGTCCCCGATGCTCCGGGCGCGTCCGGTGCTCTGGGCGACTTCCCGGTTCCGGGCACCCCCGACGCCTCGGACGACGACCTCGAAGCCTGGTCGGACGAGGCGCACCGTGAACTCGAGCTGCTCGTCGCCCGTGACCGTGAGGCCGAACTGGCCCGTCGGCACGAGGCCGAGCGCGTCGCCCGGGTCGAGCGTGCCGAACGCGCCGCCCGCCTCGAGCAGGAGCGCCGTCACCGTGAGGCCGAGCTCCCGCCCGAACTGCGTGACGCCGACGACGAGCCGTACGACGGTGGGCCGAGGCGCCGACTCGTCATGGGGTCGTCGAAGGTGCTGGCCGCGGTGGCGCTGCTGGCGGCGGTCGCCGTCGCGGTGACCGGATTCCTGTAGGCCGACCCGCGCCTCCTGGGCTCGTGCGTCCGTGAACCCGCTTTCGAACGATGCACCCGGAAGCTTCTGGGTTCATGGTTCGAAACCGGGTTCATGGTGGGCGGCGGCCCGGGCGAGGCCCGTCAGAGGGCGAGCAGGGCGATGCCGCCGAGCACGACCACCGACGCGGCCAGCCGCTTCACCAGCGAGCCCTCACGCAGCACGAGGGCGCCGAACACGGCCACCATCACGACGCTCGTCTCGCGCGCCGGGGCGACGAGGGCGACCGGAGCCGTCCGGATCGCCGTCAGCACGAGGATGTACGACAGCGGCGACAGCACCCCGAAGGCCAGCACGCGCGGCCAGTGGGCACGCGCGACGGCGACGAGCTCGCCCCGCCGCCGACCGAGCGACGCGCTGTAGAAGCCGACCTCGACGAGGGTCACGCCGACCATGAACGACACGGGCGAGAGGTCCCAGGTGCGCAGGGCGTGGGCGTCCCAGATCGTGTAGCTCGCGATGGCGAGGCCGGTGAGCAGGCCCCAGGCGATGCCGGGGTCGAGGCGGCGGGACCGACGGCCCGGGGCGGACGGCGTCGACGCGGTCGACGGCCCGTGCAGGAGGCGCGGTGCCGGAGAGCCGGCCGGCCGCCGGTCGATCAGTCCGGTCGCCACGACCCCCGCGACCACCACGGCGATGCCGACGACGGCCGTCACCGAGAGCTGCTCGCCGAGCAGCAGGACGGCGAGGCCGGCGCTGACGGCAGGGCCGCTGCCGCGAGCCGTCGCGTAGACGGTCGACAGGGTGCCGACCGCGTAGCCGCGCTGCAGCACCGTCATGTAGACGACGTGCAGCACGGCCGAGACGCCTGCTCCGACCGCGAGGCCGCCGACGCTCGCACCGAGGCCGCCCGTGAACGGGACGACCGGCAGCCAGAGCACGGTGCTGGCGACGGCACCCCACCAGAGGAAGGGCGTGCCGAGGCGGCTCACGCCGTGGGCGACGACGTTCCAGCCGGCGTGGCAGACGGCGGCGGCGAGGACGAGCAGGAGGGCGGTGGTGGACATGCGAGGACCCATCGGCTCGGCGCGGGGCGCGCCGAACGGGTCCTCCAGGCTTTTGTCCGTTCAGATGACGGCCCGGCGATGGCGCCCGACCGTGGCGCCGCTCGGACCAGTCGGATCGTGGGACCCCGGAACCCTAGGCGCTGTCGTGGCGAGCGTAGGGGTGGCGGGTGTCCGGTGGGTGAACTCGTGTCGCGATGAACCCCGTTTCGAACGATGAACCCGGAAGCTTCCGGGTGCATCGTTCGAAACCCGGTGCGAGGGCGGCAGCGGAGCGGTTGAGCCGCGGTCTACATGGATCAGCGGGACGAAAGCCGATCTTGACGCCACGACACGCGTCAATCTAGTC
This genomic interval from Frigoribacterium sp. Leaf415 contains the following:
- a CDS encoding TIGR03364 family FAD-dependent oxidoreductase, whose amino-acid sequence is MITSHDTARHAAAPHDVVVVGSGIVGLGAALAAADRGLSVLVVDRSPVIGGSTVRNFGHLCLTPQSGEARRHALTARELWLRLARDAGFWLSERGTLVATRHVDELDLLDELALARTDRVLGDRPEIERLDAAELSSLAPVAPGAVVGGALLPYDLQVDPRQAADAIRRHLETRGVRFLTRTSVGSVSSGRVETSRGPIYAGTVVVATNHDLDQLLPDLADRHALERCGLDMLRVRADLARPLVAPLLTGWSLIRYSAFAGTGAAEAVRSRLHAERPDLAAMDLNQMYTQLPDGSVIVGDSHRKGAAIAPFQDERVADAFLDEFRVLFGAEPVVTERWQGVYASGRDEFVVDEVAPGVLVTVVSTGIGMTTGLGLAEHVVGAHLDGGRDRALDPAALTSTLTSTVTSTVTSPLTESLTA
- a CDS encoding GntR family transcriptional regulator; the protein is MPSTLYEQIADELRRRILSGDLAVGDDVPSEGELAEQWRTSRGPIRNALAALRSEGLVETRRGRPARVVARKAHHPVDVSIPFTKWVRDVGGEPGARTQEVSLRRADDDKARSLGIEPGALVVDVVRLRLVDGRPTMLERLTFIEEVGRVLFDVDLDTVSITEYLDSRGFGYADIDHEIDAVAADELDAELLGVEPGTPILRLHRITRGPDGRTFEASDDRYRSDIVRFTVSASGRAREGDHFIRAIGP
- a CDS encoding aldo/keto reductase encodes the protein MKYTRLGTTGLQVSRIGLGCMSYGDPTRGLHSWTLDEAASAPFFRQAVELGVTFWDTANVYQQGTGEEFVGRAMREYSRREDVVLATKVSGRMHDGPGGAGLSRKAILEQIDASLTRLGTDHVDLYQIHRFDPETPVEETMEALHDLVRAGKVRYTGASSMFAWQFAKMQTAAVVNGWTPFSTMQDQYNLLKREEEREMIPLCADLGVGLVPYSPQGKGRLTRPRGATTERSAVDEVAKAFDVDEDGPIIDAVEQVAAEHGVSMAQVAVAWVLRNPVVSAPIVGATKPHHLADAVAALDVELTDDDVRRLEEPYRPQAPFWW
- the phnE gene encoding phosphonate ABC transporter, permease protein PhnE, with the translated sequence MTAVTERPRTTGAAPAPVTAPPRRRVSPERVAAGLTLLALLIASLVALRSVDIDLARMLQSWANAERFFGRVGAIEFPPVGELLQLTALTLGLVICGTLLAAVLSVPVAVLAASNTTPGPVWRAAARFVTVLARAVPDVVLAMVFVLLFSLGTLPGILAIGLHSVGMISKLFADAIEQIDEGPRTAIRAAGGSRLQQFTAGVLPQVLPSWVATVLHRNDINLRGSVILGYVGVVGLGMEMSFAFKSLDYGLGLGYALVIFVLCVVMEVVSSSVRAAMLGIAPTGRGLGDRVVRRATRRRGAGHPAPSRPAVTTVEAALRRPWDRTRRRDVSWGWLAAAVVVASIAVCDIAWSDLVTVWAKVPAVATQFWPPSFGSYEASTMVAAMGETIAIALAATVLTLVASIVIGSLAARNVAPSRGVRSGMRLLLVGIRGVPEVILAIVLIVVTGLGTQAGTLALALGGVGLLGKLLADSFEEVSPGPERALSATGAGRVQVYAGATLPQGTRALIGHTFYMLDTNLRAATLLGIVGAGGVGYYLLNASQGSNYGTVTAIVLMILVTVLAVEGLAIWMRRVFR
- a CDS encoding HAD family hydrolase, which gives rise to MSTATPATPTAEAAILDAATADAATPIELVVLDMAGTTVVDDGVVEQAFARVADRVDLGPTLTRDEALQYVRDTMGRSKIEVFRHLTGGDEALARRANDEFEVAYGELVDESGVEPIEGAGDLIDALRASGVSVVLATGFSPATRDRLLDALGWTVDAALSPVDAGRGRPAPDLVLTALLRTRASSVAAVAVVGDTVSDVLSGRSAGAGLVVGVTTGAHTREQLLGAGADVVLDSVRDLVGLPAFAAVPASVSSTSAA
- the phnC gene encoding phosphonate ABC transporter ATP-binding protein; amino-acid sequence: MNPHTAPAETVVRLDGITKRFGDTVALDDASLSVRRGEVVVLLGLSGSGKSTLLRHVDGLERPTGGRVTVLGREVTDLTGRALRRLRSEVGFIFQQFELVPSLTVLENVLTGSLATVRGPRLGLWSYGRAAKAEALTRLDRVGLLDRAYQRADTLSGGQQQRVAIARALMQRPQVLLADEPVASLDPESSDQVMALIREIAADEGLTVICSLHQVDLALSWADRIVGLRHGRVVLDTETEGLTKAQVMEIYGRVATSTDQFEAIELELSAVGVAGAPGAAGTRVTPGTAGGAASVSGDAVR
- a CDS encoding alcohol dehydrogenase catalytic domain-containing protein yields the protein MTAALPRTTDQEARVASPTPVASPAALPLDPAPTAMVWLEPGRPHEAVAVPSVVLAPGDALVEVELATICGSDVHTTRGDRTAPAPLVLGHEQVGRVVALGPGAVAVDGTPLAVGQRVVWSLTVSCGDCATCRRELPQKCESVRKYGHERLVTGWELSGGFATHVHMRSGTAIVPVADDLPAELLAPVSCGTATAVAALDAASTIVPLDGAVVLVTGAGLIGLAATALATDAGARVVVVDPDPARRRLAVRFGAVATVDPSAAPDSDDGLTTAFSVAGGAPLVAVEASGSRHAVASALAELGVGGVAVLVGSVFPAPAVPLDAESVVRRLVTLRGVHNYAPRHLVDAVRFVEERHGAWPLDALVGEVVALRDLDAGIAAAAAGGSVRVGVRPE
- a CDS encoding helix-turn-helix transcriptional regulator yields the protein MDTESEIRDFLTSRRARVRPEQVELPGGPGRRVPGLRRSEVALLAGVSVEYYTRLERGRLGGVSEGVLDSLATALLLDDAEREHLADLARAANESPVRARRRRRPPETVSRSMQLVLDAVTAGPAFVRNGRMDVLAENALFRALYSDLYALDERPVNLARFVFLHRELAEAFYPSWSVAADINVAILRTEAGRDPHDRALHDLIGELSTRSDEFRTRWGAHEVRHHTSGQKRFHHPVVGQLDMVYEAMEPMGRPGLNFLVYSAEPGSPTEERLRLLASWAAPQADPAVVRADAPDRPDVASEPREAAGS